From Rhopalosiphum padi isolate XX-2018 chromosome 2, ASM2088224v1, whole genome shotgun sequence:
tataatataaaattataaacgtgTAAAcactattaacataatatataaagtgaGCTTTAAATACAATGCCAcggttattacaataatatatatatattatttacgtttataggtatttatagatattattttattattgaaataattacctCTTGCAAGTACATACTATTATGatgtaattttttgttgttgtttcttTTTAACCCGAGAGGACGTCATAtccgcatattatatattgacttCGTCTTATTAACGCATAGTATGACAATTCAACCAATTCgtaaacgtaaataataatttttttttaatactagaaAGATATTTCcaaaacaattacaattttaaaatacgctaaactttttttaaatttaaatagatatacatCAAAAGTTATTTCAACGAGTACATCttgctaaaaataatttattaatcaaaatttttataagccgaaaatgaaaaatttcaaTATCATAGCACTGGGTGTGGATAAAAcaacacaaaatgtattattttacagttcTACATCTTAATTGTttagaaatacaattaatagtttTCTCGAGAattgtaaactatataattgtaATGAAATAATTGCATTAATTCATAACCATAAATGtctttgaacataatatatcaatacattcCGTAAATGGTACTACAGGTATCATGATGCCGATGCGGAATGAACAATATGTGTAGTACCATTAATTGATGCATCATGCATGTGATATTGTGTGGTTTTAACATACCTACgacctacctacataatataataaccaagTAACTATTgtatcatagaaaaaaaaagaaatattttagatcactatctaaatacattatttatcatatttaatggTGATcaccgatatattatatttcatgacAAGTCCTATGTCTTTTATGAATAGCGACGCGAGTATGTAGCGAATAACGACGAAATTATTTTCCTCTACAAGTCTAAAATATTAACAGGTAAATCATTAacacttaaaatgtaaatgaaaaaaatacaaatacttttgAACAGCCAAATATACAGAGAGTTCCCACACTGGTAAGCTTACCTCCTAATGTAATTTCATATTGTGTTTtctattataccatttataatagtacagttataagttaggtataaatattatttaaaaaaaaattattgaatttatttattgtataaaataagaatacagATAAAAAGTATTGTCCACGCGAACCAATGCGCCACGTGGACAATTTTTCTTGAATCcagaagtaatattataatcaaatatttgtatatattgctAAAAAACTAAATGGGTTGGTGCTTTCCTtgatagattatttatttaataaaatatacgtatatatataataatgcgttTGTGcaatatataagaaatatattagatataaaacCAGATTACGTTCGGAAAACtatgacttttaaaaaaaagcacTTTATCGGCAGAGACGGTCTGGACCACTGTGCTACTGTGCAGTGGGCAGGTTTCATACATATTAAACCACCTGGGCCGGTACAAAATGAcccaatataattattgtattatcgaaataaaatgtttaatatagacAATTGGACAAACCTATAAGtactaataattactataaaatattagtttattaggttcaattttatttaagttttattccCTGCATATTACTTACCATTATGTAAGTCTGTCCAACACTTCAGGACATGCTCGTTGGTCGTTATAAATTAGTGAGTTCacatagtataattttagataaaatataatattatttaacacgtTGAACACAATGAATACCACACTGTCTATTTGTATGATGTATTTTTGTTGGAATAAACACTGTACCCTTCCTCCCAGAATTTTAGGTctcttatttacataataagaCATATAggaataggtacataataatatgatatcggtTGATATTTTCAATTGTCTGTTCTGTAATTTTTTGGTAATCAAAGGCAACCtagatataaagaaaaaaattattcgatgTTTGTGAAACAAAgaggaaattatatttttttattattgtgccaATCACCTTTAGAAACTTATAGggcttgaaaaaataaatttgaacatCCTTCTATATTAGAGTCTCAAAGAATCTAGGTATTGATATTGCTTTTATCGAAATCGGTCCAGTAGCTTCTGAGTTTAGCTGGTAGTAAAAAACTTATTTCACgattactttatgtatatattgatcaaaaaattgtaaatattcctaaaattttagtaaaaaaaaaaaaccgttttaatAATGCTACGTACTATGGAGAAGCCAGCTAAATATATAGACTCAAAAAAATGTTCACCGCGGCCCACGATACTCAGCCATTCCCTAGACAAGTTACTCATAGTTACTTGAAGTTGAACATCTATTATACTCATATACGTATTACATCATTAATACTACTATGCGAAGAAAACATACATGATTCgagtatattatgtgaatattccataggtatacaatatgaCATATGTTAAATTAGGGTGACTAGACGTTCTGTATTTCAAAAGACTGTTCCGTTGTTCCGACGAATGCTTTGGGGACGCTTAAATgttctaaatttaaacaatttatgtcgtatattatatagtcttatTGGTGAAATTCAAATAGGTAAtcgttattttagttattaaaaaattaaaaacaaacgttAGGTACCAAGGATGTTTACTGGTTAcagattaattgttttatttcgttaactgtttgacaattttttaagtaaaaataattatagatggTTAATGcgctgttatttattataaaacaaaaccatCCTTCCTAATGCTTTTTTTTGTTCCCAAATGTTTAATCTGGCCACTCTatgtttaacttaaaatttaaaaccaccCTATTTTTCACACAATCGATTGGTACGCGAGATAGTACTGTAGTATTTCTTTATTAGCACAagtgcataaaaaaataaaacgcccAGCTTAGATAATgcgtattatgaatattaaaacggCGTCGAGCCGTTTATAATATAGCGAACatatctatacagtatacacctataatattgaaaatatattcattgatGAAACACTCCGAACCAGTTGTAGAGTAATATAGAGCTGCAAAGAGGTATCCTTAAATCTGACGATAAAATCTGTAAGCCAATTAATAGTATCGCGCAAATCTCAATGATATATGTATTGcctaggtacttattatatgtattccAACATTATATTAATCGATTTAGTTACACCTCGTACGCACAAAACATACGGTAGGTTCTTACtgcagaataatattatattagcacttataaattacaatgataaattaaatataccagtgtataatgtatatattaatgttctatggtataataaataataatataataatacctaacacGGTTAGTacttagctataataatatattatttacacaatttatatgTGTCGGGCATAAgcgaaataaataatgaaacaatataataaattaatattattattatcatatacatttatgataaatgataatacatagaGTCATAGATGTGTTATGGACTTACGTAACTTAAGTTAAATTCCGAATAGTGTAACCGGCACTGTTATTAGTTGTATACgcttatttaatgtttatataaaattatgtctgAAAACTACAGAAGAAacgaaaattatattgatttacattgaatgatgtaatatatatatatctaaataatataatataatctatataatatgatcaatagAAATAACAAGTTATTATgagtatttcatattattattactgtataatttacgtttatttgaagtgtttttttattattaggttcATAAAACAAACAACCAAACAACTTAAATACAATGGATATACcataatatctgtataatatatacaataataatattataatatatataatactaggtattttaaatgagaaaaataataaattataaaaagatttaaataaactgatattaacaaaataattgtttcagttgggtgaattatttaatttataaatttcttaaattaattaaatacatacaactTAAATCCGATAAGTTAATTTGTGTACTGTAGGTATATTAGTAgtcttttcaataattattccaatgatttttttttttttttttgtaactaactgaaaatgtttttaatgcaCGCTAAACTTATAGTaagtactataaaaatgtaaaaagacaCAATCTCAATAGACGAGTATAATTCTgggactaataataataacaaggtACAAAATCACCCGGGCTTCGactgaattaaaaattagagtaagatattattatttattatgcacttatataatatttttattaaaccgtttaaaattgaatatattatttatcatttaaaagcattaatctatttattttaatgatgaaaaCCATTTTTGTTTGACTATATTACAGCCAACCGAATCAAAATGCCCAACATCCGACACTCGGATGATTATTTGCCAATTggatttaaatagatttatcaGCTTTACGgggtaaactttttatttaccaTCGAGTAGACTAACTTGGCGAGAAATGCTCCCTTGACCAGTATGATGTGTGATTACAATGGTTTAGGTcttcttttttgttttgtttttgttgtgtttttgctattatttgttattgttaccataaaatataaattcatagcCGTTGGGCGtttgtttcataaaaataaaattaaaataagaatataaaatctaaataattaagaaaaaccacatattatattattctaatattttaaactgaatGTAAATGTgtgataagtaataattttattaaaaattcgtaCCTCATCTCAGTAGTAAAATTGACTTTGATCCGTTGGGTCGAGAATAAAAcactttaatattgataatatgatTTGAATAAGCTTTTGAATTTCACGattattttgagaaaataatCTACTGGGTGGTTTCATTCCGAATTAGTATTGATTCCAAAAATTGAAAGGGAGTTGtcagtatttttactttttgtaaacAGAAAATCAATAGGTTCACCTATACTCTATGTCTCTATAGCgttaggttaaaaatattactcatatatctaaatatagttattaagatttaatggttattttttatacagattagtttaatttgaattcagaTGGTACCCGGTTAAAagattaattagtttaatattatataacaatattttttaattagtttaactgTTTAAGTGTTATTGAGAAATAAAaaacctaataattataataataaactattataatcgtgaaaatatttaataaaataaataaattaaaagcgCTTACTCATTTAAAacaattcacaaaatatttcgTAACCAATAGTCATGAACATTATTAGttcatttatacttattatattatattttaaccgccaaattattttcttacgcagtgaataattaatatttcttttgtaatatagtttaataatataattttcataattaatttgattactgcaatgaactatttaaattatttaaatcattactaaataagattaaaatttgttatttgtaaattaatcaatttcatATTGTTatctaattaaaacattattagataatgcatttaaatttacgTTCTTGTATTGTAGTTTGCCTACTTAAATGCTGTGCAGGCGTTgacataattattcaataatatttataaataaggatAATTGAGCAGCTAGACTAGATgcaaaaaaacgtattataacatttaaaaatattatcaaataataatgtatgattatgttgttttttttcccttttttactataaatttgatcattttttattgaaaaaaatctttgaaattCATCTGTTAAATACCGTTTTTTTAAAAGGGTAACACTGGTAACagtttaggtaatttattttttatagttacgtGGTGCAAAGGCCATACATAATATAGCCTATATAGCTATACAGAAATATAGAATCAGCATATCAAtgcacaaaaattattttattggaaaCATGATCACACCTCGTATTTCATAGAATTTtaggatttttattatttatttttttgttttagaaatttaaGGGAAAAACTTTGTTCATTTCGTAATGGGCTTTGATTTTcgaatcaatatattaaattataccaagtaaacacatttaaaaatacttaatattttttaattttctaattattttaaacgtttattataataataattaatgaaaatagtttttttaatgaaagttCAATACGATCTGTTCACAATACGATCTGTTCACAATacgaaaataaatctaaaattatttatagattttcgtTATCAatgaaacttatttaaaaatatagattctaAGTAGTCGGGACTCAggaacatattatatgttttgtagtaaacatattatatcaaaataatttattaattactatcaactacttggtaattattattatatgttcacATTTAATCGAGTTTGTTTGAGAACTGTGAGTGTAGAAATAACTATTAGacattattacaaaacattCATTAAAAAGTTTCCTAgaaaatataacactataaaaagtataaacttGACCTAAATTGAACGCAGGTATTGAGGTATAAATTACACACAAATCACAATAGTAGtactatattacatacaataattaatatcactTTATAgaggaataaaattattatcaattttattataacaatacgtCAGAGCACAGAAGGCAGAAGTGATATTATAACGTTACGAATCAGTGAGAGTTCGAACGAATcggaaatataatactaataataataatacgagttttaaataatgttgCGTAAATTTAtgaagggttttttttttataatattatatacctacctatgttttataattttgattatcatTAGCCGTGGAGTATTTTgttgaacaataataaaaatataatattcatataacataattatttacaataatattttggtttaaaattaaaatcaaaaacgaaTACGCGACATGTCTCATCAATCCGTGTCGCGATACATATTATTTGGTATAGCGAAACGGACCAAGGGAACACACTGAGGGACAGTATGTAGAGTTCAATTGTTTACTGCAATAAAacttaggtataatatgataatcgtCGTATCTTAAACcgtaaacttaaattaatcgATGCGGCACATTCCCACGGGGTTCGGGATTCGTTAATGTAACAGTTGCATTTGTCTATGCGAGGACGACACGCGTTTCTTTTCGGTGCAGTTGACGTTCTCGGGCCAATCGCACAACATGTTCATCTGAAAACGATTTATCGATCGATTTACTAGAGCCTTATTGTAAGCATTTTTTCCTTACCTTGTTGAAGTACAGATTTGACGGACAAGACTGTTCGAGCAACGTTCCAAACTCGCAAATCACATATTTGTTACAGTCAGTCCCGTGCCCTCTCAACAGCGGTTCGGTGCACTGCCCTCTGCCCAGTTCTTCTTCGTATCCGATGTCACTGTTGTTGATGACCACCCCGTCCAAGTCGTTTCGCTCTTGGTCCAAGTAGCAGTCTGGCCCCGGCCCCGGTAACCTTCCTAGCACTCTGTTGATAGTCTTCAGTAGTGGATACGTCTCGCAACCACACACGTTTCTAAAAATCAAACCGTtggaccatataataatatacataagctTATTATTATCCGTATACAATACGCGCGTACTGCAAAGGCTAAGCCCCCTAAATTTCCCATTAGCCTCCCTCCAAATGTATACCCTAGTTATGTACCAGCAGTTTTGTATTATCATTcacaaatatactatttatagggcataataatactattttttttagcctatacaattaaaaatattatttaaaaaaaatccagttgaagttattttttctacatcagttttttttattttagtatttgtaataatattgtaatactgtgcaatgcattaatacattgtagtatatttctttatatttgtattggCATATGATTGGCTGCCACACGCTGAACGCtgactgatttttatttttttgtttttacaatacatgaacaaaattatttctaacataatataggaagttattaataattgttttcattaagTAATCTAGGGCTTGAGTCTCCTCTACCAAATTTATCAAGCTCTGCCTATGGCCTACTGTTTTCTGGCGAAATTGTACTTTTAACTCACTTGAAATCGTCCAAGTCCAATGCCCATATCATCGCGCCGCCGAGATCATTACGCACGACGAATTCGGACTTGAATCTGATCATGTCCTGGTCGTCGAACGACACCCATTGATTGCCACTGTAGGCATACGGGCCCATCCTGCCCAGCGGGTCTTGGACCAATTGCCAATCGCGCTTCAACACTTTGTGGCAAATCTGAAAACGCAACGAACGCATGAAAACCAAAGTTCTTCGTTTGGCGATTCACcacactattatactatatagttactcACTTCGTAGTAAGACAAAAATCCTCGGGACCGGGTCGCGTCGCCTGCTTCACCACCGCCGTAGGTCGGAGCGTTCAAACCGTTGTTCTTACTGGAACCTAACGAGAACGACTGACCGTACATGGGCATACCCATTATGAGTTTGCGCGGATCCGCGCCTTGGTTCACCCAATAGTACAACGTGAAATTCTGAAAAAGGTTTCGTTGTTgtcttatgtataattaatataaacggTGATCAGGACTGCGAGTTAAATGTATTttctgaatgtttttttttttgctcacaTATCGATTTTAATCGAGttggttaaatatattttgtttcacgTTACTGTCATTACTCCTAATGTTGTTTATAAAAGttgtatttctaatttttataaattaaaaatattattcattaaatttatttaattcattttaaaaacattaattattaagattttaattaattttaaatcaaacggttttaccattttataatttttagtacatattttaaatcaattttttttatgtataaatgtatgtttattcaACAGCcctgaattaaataaatgacgATTGTATAATTACAGCGTTGTAAGTCATGTCAAAATCGTCGGGATGAGAGTACATGGGCGCTACGTGTCCGGTCCTTTTATCCCATTGTCCGTGGTAGTCATACGCCATCACGGATATCCAGTCCAACGTCTCGGAGAGTAGTGGCACATCATAACCTAATCGTGAAACAAACGAACTCGAATAAAACACCGCAACCcgttgtatttgtattatacatttgtactatTGCTATTGTTCACGTACCCGCGTCTATTACAACTTTGTTGGGAGACACAGCCGCCGACAATAGGAAACCTTCTTTGTCGAACGCTCTTCGCAGTTCCAACAATAGTCTCGAGAACCCTTCTTTGTCGCTTTTCGGGCCCCGCTTGCAGTCGACCTGTTTATATTATGAACCATTACGGCGCACATTAATGAtaacagttaataatatattataatattttgtcctaCGGACAAACCACGACTGTCAAAATCTCTACACTCAGATCGTCTGTTTAATTACCTGCCAGCACTTTGGATACTCCCAGTCGAAATCTAGTCCGTCGAAATCGTTTTGCTTCAAATAGCCGACTACGTGTTCCACAAACTTGGTTCTCGCGGACGGGTTGTTGACCAGCTCGCTGTATTTGCTACCAGCCGAATCGTTCCAACCTCCGATCGCTAACAACACCTTGACGCCGAATTTCTTGAGCGCTGCCACTTTGCGATAGAAAACTGCAAGCACACGTGAAAACACAAATTAGAAATCTTCATACCCTTCCTCTCGGTACGGCCTCAATGGGTGGCACCGAAAACATACAGTTATCGAAATCTGCCCAAGTGTCGTGTGCCCTGATGACCAGCTCATCGTTGTCCAGTACCGCGAACCCGTAAATAATGTGTGTGCAAAGCGACGGGTCGATGTCGCTTGGTAAATATTTCCCGCCACTATGTCTAAAAAGATCAAACGAAATAAACCGACGAACTTATTGATAGTTGTACGTTTCAACAATAATCATTACGAACCTGTACCATGCCCAATTGGTGAAATAACAAACCACTTTAAAGTATTCTGTGGATGATGGTTTAACAGTCGTTGTTGGTTTTAGTGTTGTGGTCGTCGTGGTAGTAGTCGTAGTCGTTGTTGTCGTCGTTGGCGGTCTCGTGTACGTAGGTTTTGTTGGTCTTGTCGGTAACAGTGTGGTTGTAGACACTTCGGTTGTTGAAGTGTTGTAGTGCGGTGATGACAACGTAGTCGTTGATGTCGTCGGTTTATTTGTTACGGGTATCATCGGAGTTGTATTTGGATGACCtgtataaataaagaaaaaagttttaagaacaaataacttaattttttttttatattattttgaattttctaatattattattagtatgtatacagacatacagtagaTTCAATAGATCGACATAGGATTATAatgtgtgtaaaataaatagtttatagttttatacgacATCGACACAATGTCATTACAATACCACAATATTGATGAGAAACGTAGAACAACTAACATGTATGACTTATGAtggtttacattatatattatatatattgtacttttaaaaaataaattaacaagcaagtatttaaattgtattttaaatactattacagatattgaatattatattttattatacatttttttcgatttaaacttttattgaacataatattgtgatcGTGTTgagtgttatttaaaatatcaaaataacgaAAAGTGACtccatatatagttatataaatacttaaaatacttatgtaatatgtacagaTGACTGATGAAAATtcctaatatataggtagtgttACTAAAGTTGTTAAGTGTTACAATGACTTGTTGACTAGTTGAAAAAAGTAACACACCTATATCTTATAATACtaactgaaattaaaatttattaaggtATTCTTTACAAATCTATGTATGTGGAGTTCTATTAAATAcaagaaattaattaacatgcgattgataaatagtaaatacactcgaaaaaatatgtaaacaatttttttttgtataatgtcGTTTTCTAgtgttagtattattaatgctactaaaatattaatttttttttattcttaccaTGTTTTTGACCTAGTGTTCTCATGATAGTGCTGAGTAGTGGGTAATGTCCTTGGCCACATAAGTTTCGATAATCGTCCAAATCTAAAGCCCAAATCATCGCGCCTCCCAAATTCATAGATTTCACGTACTCTGCctaaaattagatatatttaagacattattgaatatttaagcatttttaatcaataaactcATTGACCTTTTGCGCTACTGTTTTGACATCGTCGAATCCTACCCATTGGTTGCCCTTATACGCATATGGACCCATTCTATTTTGTGGGTCTTGAACAACGGTCCATTGCTCAGAGGCTAGTTTACGAcaaatctgtataataatataatcttatattataaacaactatTTGAAATGATAaacgttaatagatttttacCTCGTAGTAAGCAATAAATCCAGCAGATCGGGTAAATGGGCCAGCTTCTCCTGCCCCAGAAGAAGGGGCGTTTAATCCATGTACTTTAGGATTAGATAACGTGAACGACTGACCGTATAATGGGAACCCAAGAACAATTTTCCTACTACTTGCGCCCTTATCGATCCAATAATGAACagtataattctataaaaaaaattaatttacataagataatttaatcgtattataatattttattgttttatttaccaAGTTGAAATACGAAATGTCGTCTTCCGGATGGTGATAAATTGGAGCAACATGACCAGTTTTCTTATCCCATTGACCATGATAATCATAAGCCATTACACCAATCCAATCTAAGTATTGGTTTAATATAGGCACATCGtaacctaaaataattttattattaaataaaatgattgcaaaaatattaaacaaataaatatatttacccgAGTCTATGACTACTTTACTAGGAGAAACAGCAGCAGATAATAAGTATCCATGTGGTTTAAAAGCTTGTTTAAGCTCAATCAAAAAATTGGAGAATGCATTTTTGTCAGATTCTGGGCCTTGGTCACAATTAGTctgtattttgttaatttaaatattattgataaaataaaaaaaaaattaaaaaatatatgatacaataatatattatataaaatattgtaattaaatttatatacgtgtaaatatgtatatttttattacctgcCAACATTTGGGGTATTCCCAATCGACATCAAGACCTTCAAAaccatatttatacataaaatcgaGTACATTGTTAATAAACTTTTTGCGACTGGCACGATTATTGACCAAACGACTGTATTTATCACCTGCTGAATCATTCCATCCACCTAACCCAATAGATACCTTAACACCACGTCTCTTGAGTGCTACTACTCGTTCATagaaacctaaaaaatataatcgatgttaaatgatttttttttatttaatcaatttttaacttCACGTGTACCATTATCAATATCTGCCCATGAATCAAATACTCTAATAACTAGATCTGTGTAATCAAGAGTTGCAAAACCATATACTATATGAGTGCAGAGATTTGGATCTGTATCTTCTGGGAAAAATTTACCAGGTGAAGGTCTGTACCACGCCCAATTGGTGAAATAACATACAACTTTATACTGTCCtacaagataaaataaaatagtattaaaggtgttataagatttaatttttgctTTAATTTACCAGTCAAATGGTAGTTTGATTGGGTTGTGGGAAGAGTTGCAGCAGTCGTAGTGGTAGGTTTCCATGCCCACGGATCTTCCGTAGTAGGTATTCCAGTTGTTGGCTTCCATGGAGTATAATTTTCTTCTGTAGTTAATTCCGAAGTAGCAGTTGTCGTAGAAGTAGAAGTTGTTGGTTTCGAAGTCGTTGGCTTTGTTGGCATTGGTTTGGAAGTAGTTGGCTTTGTTATTATTGGTCTTGAAGTAGTCGGCTTCGTGGTTGGTTCAGTACTTGACGGTTGACTAGGTGATAATGGAATTTCTGGCTCACTGGTGGGGTAAGTGTTAATTTCTTGAGACGGCATACAGCCAGAATTTACTGGCCAGTCACAAAGCTTGAGCCTCTgtaaccaaaataaaattactacacgatgaccataattattattttatttaaatattacattattccaATAGAGACCAGCAGGACATGAGTTAACTTTAAACTTTCCCCATAAACACTGTAAATATTTGTTGCAATCTCCCGAATGAGACGCAAATTCACCCTCTTGGCATTCCACCGAAGATTTGACTAACATACCTAGATTATTGCCaagtataaaattactaaataacaaTTCTCGAACGACAaaactattgaaattatatttattttgcaatCTTACTagtgtacataaatatactatttgaaCGTTGGTAGTtgcaatacacattatatttccAGTCACACATTTTCTTTTGATCGTTCCAAGCCAAACCAGCTGAACAAAACTGTCTCACGAAATAACCGTACGTACACACAAAGTATGAAGTACAGTCACCAATAGCAGCGACATATTCACCTTCAAcgcattttctatatttttgcgtctttaatatacacataaaacaaaatcagtactttgaaattgaaatttttaaaattaactatattatgactTACAGTTGTTGTTGGTCTCCATGTAGTGAACGGTCTAGCTGTTGTTGTCGTTGGTCGCCATGTAGTGACCGGCCTGGCTGTTGTTGTCGTTGGTCGCCACGTAGGGGTTGGTCTAACTGTTGTAGGTCTTGATGTAGTAACAGGTTTTTTTGTCGTGGTTGTAGTTACTTCGGAAATTTGAGAATTAGctgtga
This genomic window contains:
- the LOC132919764 gene encoding probable chitinase 10 isoform X2 produces the protein MRIIGVLFTVILFFVPSRCLTYVDGDESSDNWNKESDILPSRAAIERVPHQFERYKIHVPVRDAVEKLPSKKDPSPSKYRLASGSANVFCHLDSTQYHKNQIPQKLEQIVLSSCTHILFSSVDTNFDTIANNWYSSQSNGTFASIARLKKKNPSTKILLLINEILPESVSFSKRDFIISVSEVLKTSGFDGLVLSDVAPSNYNEFGEDENIKEEFPLLIEELASVLKQRGWSLSLIVPPMDQTSQNYDTKRIILNLDFIILKSFDFRQDNEKIIGHHAPLYSAVDRDPSSKYRNVDYMVKHWIHNGADPNQIIVGVALFGRSFRLTDPKNFQPGSRTNGDGYAGRWTKTSGFLSYYEVCDRAKKDDWKQYSDKSGSPFVVRKDQWISYENHHSLTKKLEYMEKLSLGGVMLWSLDSDDFNGLCGTPWPLVTTVKTYISNVNKKNSMANDLRETPLQYDLNKKVVCYFASWSWYRYGEGKFAPEYIDKNLCTHVVYAFASLDPNDLTITSGNEWEDFENKFYERLVSNSKSEDIKVMISMGGWTDSAGDKYSKLISSGTTRRNFVNSAVAFLRKYNFNGLHLDWNYPVCWQADCTQGPTSDKTNFVKLIQELKSEFNKQDPPFELSAAISGYEEIIKEAYDFPSLSEYLDFMSIMTYDYHGSWENFTGHVSPAYYKNGDEFPTYNMDSTIKLVRKLGADPSKIVVGLPFYGQTYTLSSNSEHGIGDPAKGSGYPGEYTQQPGMLAYYEICNRVSNEKWQVSRDKNNGFDPYAYEGNQWVSYDDEISIKLKSEYIVKQELGGAMVWTIDLDDFNNICCRGSYPLLTKVNEVFKRIPIKSSNLICNKPDYPTTPSYQIPTTTEEGQGSWEEQPSSTVSTTQPTRPTTMSTTQPPTRPTTQFITKPQTRPSTTTTTTSTTTTTTPPTTSTTTTTEPTIDEVIENEQQTTHKPSVNRPWWSEYHTQRPEQQESCKPGTYQSSKDSCQNYYQCKNGRYRKYACKDGLLWNRNANKCDSLRNVDCNEPTNSQISEVTTTTTKKPVTTSRPTTVRPTPTWRPTTTTARPVTTWRPTTTTARPFTTWRPTTTTQKYRKCVEGEYVAAIGDCTSYFVCTYGYFVRQFCSAGLAWNDQKKMCDWKYNVYCNYQRSNSIFMYTSMLVKSSVECQEGEFASHSGDCNKYLQCLWGKFKVNSCPAGLYWNNRLKLCDWPVNSGCMPSQEINTYPTSEPEIPLSPSQPSSTEPTTKPTTSRPIITKPTTSKPMPTKPTTSKPTTSTSTTTATSELTTEENYTPWKPTTGIPTTEDPWAWKPTTTTAATLPTTQSNYHLTGQYKVVCYFTNWAWYRPSPGKFFPEDTDPNLCTHIVYGFATLDYTDLVIRVFDSWADIDNGFYERVVALKRRGVKVSIGLGGWNDSAGDKYSRLVNNRASRKKFINNVLDFMYKYGFEGLDVDWEYPKCWQTNCDQGPESDKNAFSNFLIELKQAFKPHGYLLSAAVSPSKVVIDSGYDVPILNQYLDWIGVMAYDYHGQWDKKTGHVAPIYHHPEDDISYFNLNYTVHYWIDKGASSRKIVLGFPLYGQSFTLSNPKVHGLNAPSSGAGEAGPFTRSAGFIAYYEICRKLASEQWTVVQDPQNRMGPYAYKGNQWVGFDDVKTVAQKAEYVKSMNLGGAMIWALDLDDYRNLCGQGHYPLLSTIMRTLGQKHGHPNTTPMIPVTNKPTTSTTTLSSPHYNTSTTEVSTTTLLPTRPTKPTYTRPPTTTTTTTTTTTTTTTLKPTTTVKPSSTEYFKVVCYFTNWAWYRHSGGKYLPSDIDPSLCTHIIYGFAVLDNDELVIRAHDTWADFDNFFYRKVAALKKFGVKVLLAIGGWNDSAGSKYSELVNNPSARTKFVEHVVGYLKQNDFDGLDFDWEYPKCWQVDCKRGPKSDKEGFSRLLLELRRAFDKEGFLLSAAVSPNKVVIDAGYDVPLLSETLDWISVMAYDYHGQWDKRTGHVAPMYSHPDDFDMTYNANFTLYYWVNQGADPRKLIMGMPMYGQSFSLGSSKNNGLNAPTYGGGEAGDATRSRGFLSYYEICHKVLKRDWQLVQDPLGRMGPYAYSGNQWVSFDDQDMIRFKSEFVVRNDLGGAMIWALDLDDFKNVCGCETYPLLKTINRVLGRLPGPGPDCYLDQERNDLDGVVINNSDIGYEEELGRGQCTEPLLRGHGTDCNKYVICEFGTLLEQSCPSNLYFNKMNMLCDWPENVNCTEKKRVSSSHRQMQLLH